The window TCCTTAACGAAGTCCGATGCAGTTATGTATCCCCTTCTCTTGGACACGTTCCAGAGCCTGGGCATGGTTGCGTAAACTATTGGATATATCATTACACCGTAGGCTATGGCGAACATTGCAAATGCACCGCCACCAACACCTGAAGTGGCTGCTGCACCAGGAACTGCTATAAGCGTATATGCGGTGTACAAATCTCCCCCAAGCAGGAACCACATGACAACAGTGCCGAATCTTCTTCCTCCAAGGCTCCATTCTCCACTGGCATCCATATCCTTGGGCTTTCTCCAGAAGTACGCCATATACCCTGCAAAGAGGACTATGAAAATTATCACAAAGAACAGGGCTAAATCAAGATCTGTAAACATCAGGACGCCACCTTCTTCCTTTTCTTCTCGCTATTCTCTATGGAATAGACCGTAAACGTCAGGGCCGCTGCTATGAAAATCCAGACAAGCTGGTACCAGTAAAAGAATGGTATGCCTCCAAGCTCAGGATTTACTCTATCGTATATTCCAACTCCAAGCACCATAAAAAAGTATGGAAGTGCTAAAAGTATGAATTTCAATACAGGATTTATTTTATAGCTTAACAATTACTTATATTTTAAGTTTATTATTCTTAGATAAACCAATTTTTTTTCAACTTAATATTATTACATAATATTTATATATTATTATTAGACATATTTTACATACATATACTATTATTTAGATATTATTTAAGAGTGTGAATGATTGACACGAAATTTACATATTTAATAACATTTTTGACAGATAAATAGCAAAAAATTGAATATTTCTTTATCATGCCCGGTAAGATATGGCAGTAAATTCAGCTAAATATTTATTTAATCCCATTTTATTATCTTAATGTGAATGATGAAAACATAAAGAAAATTGAAGCAATACGGGAGTTTTTGAGGGAGAAAATCGGAAATGCATATGCTGTTGTTGGAATAAGTTCTGGCATTGACAGCTCCCTGGTAATAACACTGCTGGCCACGTCCATTGACATCGATAAAATCAAGGCAGTATTCATGCCGGATAAATTTACGAAAAAGGAGGATTATGATCATGTCCGCTTACTATCAAAATCCACAGGAATAGCCATAGATGAAATAAATATTGAGAGTATTGTTGAATCCTACAGGAAATTGCTGGATTCAGATGATAAAAGGATCGAGGGGAACATTAGGTCTAGGATACGTGCAAATATACTCTATTATTATGCCAATAAGCTGGGGGGCCTGGTAATAGGGACAACAAACCGCACGGAATATTTGCTTGGCTATTACACAAAATATGGTGATGGTGCATGCGACATTGAGCCTATTGAAACATTATACAAAACAGATGTAAGGGAGATATCTAAAATCCTTAAGGTGCCTGAACCCATAATCCACAAAAAACCATCTGCTGGGCTATGGGATAACCAGTACGATGAGGATGAGCTTAACATGACATATGATGAAATCGACAGGGTACTGAAAGACGTATTTGATCTGCATATTCTCCGTGGGAATTATGAAAAGCTGGTTGAAATATATTTAAGGTCTATGCATAAAAGGGAAATGCCAAGGTCTATGAGCTGAAATGATTATATCACCGGTTACATATGATTACTATGAAATCAGCTTCATTCTCATAGTTGCGGCATTTTCAATCCCAATATCCAGGAAATCATCCATGGTGTATATACCAGTGCTTATCATCATGGGCCTAGTTTTCGGGCCATTGCTTGGTTTCATCAAGCATAGCTTTGCCATATACATGCTGTCATCATTCGCAACCATTGGCATCGGAATGCTGGGACTGGTAATAATATTATACTACGAGTCACATAATTTCAGCCCCAGGATACTCAGGAAATATTTCACAAAGATAGTATCCCTGGATACCATAGGAATGGTAATCACTGCTGTTGGTGCCGGCATATTCTTTTCCCTTTTGACAGGTGCGCCGTTCATTGTTGGATTCATATTCGGGGCTATTATATCGCCCACTGACCCGGCATCATTAATACCCACATTCAGGAAGCTGAACATAAGGGATGACATATCGGGAACTCTCATAGGAGAAAGCCTTTTCAATGACCCATTAGGAATTATACTGCTCAGCATTGGAATCGGCATCATAGCTCCAGATGTTTCCTATTCCTCATTCTTCACACTGCTTACATCACATACAGGATTGATACTGGGTTCCGGTGCATTCCTCATACTTGAGATACTGATACCGGCCGCTGTCGGCATTGCATTCGGATTTTTTATAATATATCTAAACAGGTACTTCAACTTTGAATCCCTCTTAATTGCCCTTACACTGGGAATAGTGCTCTTTGAGTTTACATCCCTTGAGGCCGCTGGCATAACACCATTCCCTGCAATAATTGCCACCGGCGCAATAGTGGGAAACTATTCAGATAAGAGCATATTCTGGAACAGGGAAACAAACTTCAATGAGAATTTATCATTCATGGCACAGTCCATCATATTCATACTTCTGGGGAGTATACTTACCAGGACCCAGATATTCAACTATATAGTGCTGGGATTCATTATTGCCCTTCTTGTAATATTCGTGATCAGACCCCTGGCTGTATTCATCTCCATAGGAATTTCAGATATGGGCAAGAACGTAATAAAATTCGATCTCAGGACAAAGACCTTTATGTCTCTTGTTGGCCCAAGGGGAGTCGTTCCTGTTGTGCTTTCAACGGTACCATTTGTTATAGGGCAGGCAGACCATATACCACTGCTTATAAAGTATGGTACTGTTATTTATGCTGCTGTATCCTTTGTTGTCCTGATTTCAATAATTCTTCAGACAGTTTATGTGCCTTATGTCGGCAGGCTTCTACTTGGGGAAATAAAGCACTGATATGATAAAATTTATACCTTATATTGTGATACTGCAAGCAGGGCTCATAGATCAGCGGTAGATCGCTTCCTTGGCATGGAAGAGGGCAGGGGTTCAAATCCCCTTGAGTCCATTACTCCCTGGACAGGATGCTAGGGATTTGTACCCATTGCAAATATTTTTCAGTTATACGATTTATAAAAATGTTCTATAATTTATATTTTAATAAGATGCAAATATATTTTTAGTGCCTGTAGATACACCTGCAATGCGATTATGGTCTATTGATTTTTCATACCTGGACAGGCAGGGCCTTTTAGCATGCTGGAGGGAATCGCTACTGGCAAGAAATGTTTTATACGGGCTCACAAAAGGATATAAAAACCATCCACAGATCAGCAGGTTTAAGCTCTCAGGAGAACCGGTTACGGCTATCAACACGTATATTTACTACCTTTTTCTGGAATCAAAAGAGCGGAATTATTCATTCAATGAGAGTAAGCTGGAATACAGCATGATCAATAGGGATTTTCACATACCGGTTACTGCAGGCCAGGTCACCTATGAATTCAAGCTTTTATTATCAAAGCTGAAAACAAGGTCCCAGGAGAATTTCAACAGAGTTAAAGGCATAGACAGGCCAGCTACCTGCAGTCTGTTTATTCAGGTAGAGGGAAATATTGAAAACTGGGAGAGGGTAAAAGATATAAAAATTTAGAGTCTACACCATGGCGAGGAGAACCATATTATTTGTATACTTCCATGGGAAATCTATTATGGAGAATCCTGCATCCTTCAAGAATTCCACATGTTCTTCCATGCTGACTTTCTGGTCATGCCCTCCGGTGCCGAATCTTTCATCCCTTATCTGGAAAAGATCTGGTGCCCATCCTGTTCCCCTCAGATTATTCCACCATGCATCCCAGTCCATTGCGCCTGAACTGAGGCCATTTTCCTGATATCTGTTTTTTATGAATTTGTATATCTCATCAATTTTTTCTGGAATGCTATCTGATCTGAAATGGTCCCCATCCAGGAATATGCCATCAGTGGCAAGCAGGCGGTAAATTTTCCTATAGGCTGTCATTAACCTATCCGCCGGAAGCCAGTGAAGGGCGGTTGTGCTGAATATAACATTGTATTTTCCCGGTGCAATTCCTGAATCCCAGGTATCCGACCTGAGGTCACGCTCCAGCATTTCTACCCTGCTGCTTTTAAATGTCTCCCTGAATATTTTAAGCTGTACCGGGTCATAGTCCATGGCTGTTACCATGCCACCAGGGAACCGTTCCATAAATCTCCTGCTGAATGATCCAGGTCCACACCCAAGGTCCAGAGCCTTGATTTTTCCTGAAAATTTTGACTCCATTACATCCAGCATAAAATCAAAGCGTTCCTCCCGCATGCTGATAAGAGCATTCTGCTGTTTTTCCCATTCCCTGTACCAGTAATCCAGGTTTATATTGTCTTCCTGATTGACCATGGTTGAATATATGATTATAAATATAAAGTATGCCATTTTTAAAATTCAGGATTCCAGTATATCCAGATCAGAAAAATTTATCAGCAGGCTTGCGTTGAAATTGCATGTGCAGGATGTTCGGATACACCGGCAATTCTATGGATGATGTTAGAAAGCTGTATTACTCTCTCAGGGAGGCATCAAGGAATGATATAATTGGTGCAAAGTATGGCTATTCAAACCATAGTGATGGTTACGGCGTGGTTATTTATGGCATGGATAACCTATTTTATTTCAGGTCCAGAAAACCTGTGTACGACGAGGAAATTCCGCTTCCAGAATTTACAGGGAAAATTTATGCGGTTTTCCACGCACTGAACGCGCATGATAAGGAACTTGTTACACCAGTATTTGAGCACCCATTTATGGAATCAAACGGCGAAAGCGTTATATTCATGGCCCATAACGGTGTTGTTGATAAAGATTCCATAATGGGAAAACTCGGCATCCATGGCATATACAATGATACAGAGGCTGCACTGGCATATATCAATGAAAAGGGCATAGAATCTGTTGATGATCTTGAAAAATATACCGTTAGTTCCTTGAATCTTATAATTCTGGCCATCGGGAAGTCTTCAAGAAGCGGCACAATTTACTATAAAAATTTCTACAGAGGCACCGGCAGGGAAGATTACCTTAAAATGTATACTGCACCAATGCCAGGTGGAATTGCAGTCATCTCATCAACCCTAATGGAATACGGAGTTTCCGGTGCAGTCCCGGTAAATGGCACCGGGCTAATTAAGCTTGAAAATGAATGAAACCATGAGTATTCATGCCTATTCTGGCACAACTATCTTGTTTCCCAGAGATTTTATAACTATATTTGTGAATAGGTGGTCAATGCCATCCATATCCACTGTAATAGTGGTGCTGGCCATTTATTACTCTGTGGTTTCCCTAACATTTCCCATTGATCTGGGCCGCTGGTAATCCTCGCATATGGAATATGTGCTGTTGCCTATATATTTATCAAGAAAAGATATATTTTAAAAATAGATTTCACGGAGGATTTATATGAATAAGGAAAAAATACGGAATGAGTTTTACGGGCTGGATGAAATAGACCACCTCGCTGCCTGCTCAAAATCACCAATGCTCAAAAGTGTCAGGCTTGCCCTTGATAGATATGCAGATGATGTCATTACCCTTGGAAATCCTTGGGAGATGTGGACAGGAAAGGTAGATGAGGCCAGGAGGCTGTTTGCCGATATAATACATGGAGAACCTG of the Ferroplasma sp. genome contains:
- a CDS encoding cation:proton antiporter, which encodes MIISPVTYDYYEISFILIVAAFSIPISRKSSMVYIPVLIIMGLVFGPLLGFIKHSFAIYMLSSFATIGIGMLGLVIILYYESHNFSPRILRKYFTKIVSLDTIGMVITAVGAGIFFSLLTGAPFIVGFIFGAIISPTDPASLIPTFRKLNIRDDISGTLIGESLFNDPLGIILLSIGIGIIAPDVSYSSFFTLLTSHTGLILGSGAFLILEILIPAAVGIAFGFFIIYLNRYFNFESLLIALTLGIVLFEFTSLEAAGITPFPAIIATGAIVGNYSDKSIFWNRETNFNENLSFMAQSIIFILLGSILTRTQIFNYIVLGFIIALLVIFVIRPLAVFISIGISDMGKNVIKFDLRTKTFMSLVGPRGVVPVVLSTVPFVIGQADHIPLLIKYGTVIYAAVSFVVLISIILQTVYVPYVGRLLLGEIKH
- a CDS encoding NAD+ synthase encodes the protein MNDENIKKIEAIREFLREKIGNAYAVVGISSGIDSSLVITLLATSIDIDKIKAVFMPDKFTKKEDYDHVRLLSKSTGIAIDEINIESIVESYRKLLDSDDKRIEGNIRSRIRANILYYYANKLGGLVIGTTNRTEYLLGYYTKYGDGACDIEPIETLYKTDVREISKILKVPEPIIHKKPSAGLWDNQYDEDELNMTYDEIDRVLKDVFDLHILRGNYEKLVEIYLRSMHKREMPRSMS
- a CDS encoding class I SAM-dependent methyltransferase; its protein translation is MAYFIFIIIYSTMVNQEDNINLDYWYREWEKQQNALISMREERFDFMLDVMESKFSGKIKALDLGCGPGSFSRRFMERFPGGMVTAMDYDPVQLKIFRETFKSSRVEMLERDLRSDTWDSGIAPGKYNVIFSTTALHWLPADRLMTAYRKIYRLLATDGIFLDGDHFRSDSIPEKIDEIYKFIKNRYQENGLSSGAMDWDAWWNNLRGTGWAPDLFQIRDERFGTGGHDQKVSMEEHVEFLKDAGFSIIDFPWKYTNNMVLLAMV
- a CDS encoding DUF3311 domain-containing protein, whose amino-acid sequence is MKFILLALPYFFMVLGVGIYDRVNPELGGIPFFYWYQLVWIFIAAALTFTVYSIENSEKKRKKVAS
- a CDS encoding pyrimidine dimer DNA glycosylase/endonuclease V: MPVDTPAMRLWSIDFSYLDRQGLLACWRESLLARNVLYGLTKGYKNHPQISRFKLSGEPVTAINTYIYYLFLESKERNYSFNESKLEYSMINRDFHIPVTAGQVTYEFKLLLSKLKTRSQENFNRVKGIDRPATCSLFIQVEGNIENWERVKDIKI